The Desulfuromonas thiophila genome contains a region encoding:
- a CDS encoding N-6 DNA methylase — translation MFAQTFKNIDDVLWKEAGCSSELDYTEQSSWMLFLKYLDDLERERAMRAELEGKDYAFIIESKYQWSQWAAPKNAKGEFDHDTALTGDDLIDFVDRELFPYLQGFKQRAASPDTIEYKIGEIFGEIKNKFRSGYSLRDALELMDSLKFRSQDQKHELSALYEEKIKNMGNAGRNGGEYYTPRPLIRAMVQVIKPQIGERIYDGACGSAGFLCEAHDYLRHPRDGGNLTTGQLETLQTKTFYGKEKKSLAYVIAIMNMILHGIDAPNIIHTNTLAENLSDIQEKDRFDVILANPPFGGKERKEVQQNFPIKTGETAFLFLQHFIKSLKAGGRAAVVIKNTFLSNSDNASRALRQELLENCNLHTVLDCPGGTFLGAGVKTVVLFFEKGAPTRNTWYYQLDPGRSLGKTTALNDDDLKEFVALQASFADSDKSWSVDVQEIDPASFDLQVKNPNKEEEATLRDPQEILDEIATLDAESAEILAGIRGML, via the coding sequence ATGTTTGCACAAACCTTTAAAAATATCGATGACGTCCTCTGGAAAGAGGCGGGTTGTTCTTCCGAACTCGACTACACCGAGCAATCCTCCTGGATGCTGTTCCTCAAGTATCTGGATGATCTGGAGCGCGAGCGGGCCATGCGGGCTGAGCTGGAGGGCAAGGACTACGCCTTCATCATCGAAAGCAAGTACCAGTGGTCGCAGTGGGCGGCGCCGAAGAATGCCAAGGGCGAGTTCGATCACGATACTGCACTGACCGGCGATGATCTGATCGACTTCGTGGACCGGGAACTGTTCCCCTACCTGCAGGGGTTCAAACAACGCGCCGCCAGTCCCGACACCATCGAATACAAGATTGGCGAGATCTTCGGCGAGATCAAGAACAAGTTCCGCAGCGGCTACAGCCTGCGTGATGCTCTGGAGTTGATGGACTCCCTCAAGTTCCGCTCGCAGGATCAGAAACACGAACTCTCGGCCCTGTACGAAGAGAAGATCAAGAACATGGGCAACGCCGGGCGTAACGGCGGCGAGTATTACACCCCCCGGCCGCTGATCCGCGCCATGGTGCAGGTGATCAAGCCGCAGATCGGTGAGCGCATCTACGACGGCGCCTGTGGTTCGGCGGGCTTCCTGTGCGAGGCGCACGACTACCTGCGCCACCCGAGAGATGGTGGGAACCTCACCACCGGCCAACTGGAGACCCTGCAGACCAAGACCTTTTACGGCAAGGAGAAGAAGAGCCTCGCCTATGTCATTGCCATCATGAACATGATTCTGCATGGCATCGACGCGCCCAACATCATCCACACCAACACCCTGGCCGAGAACCTCAGCGACATTCAGGAGAAGGATCGCTTCGATGTGATCCTGGCCAATCCTCCCTTCGGCGGCAAAGAGCGCAAGGAGGTGCAGCAGAACTTCCCGATCAAGACCGGCGAGACCGCCTTTCTGTTTCTGCAGCATTTCATCAAGTCGCTCAAGGCCGGTGGCCGGGCGGCGGTGGTCATCAAGAACACCTTCCTCTCCAACTCGGACAACGCCTCCCGCGCCCTGCGGCAAGAGCTGCTGGAAAACTGCAACCTGCATACGGTTCTCGACTGCCCCGGTGGAACCTTCCTCGGCGCTGGAGTCAAGACCGTGGTGCTGTTCTTCGAGAAGGGCGCACCCACCCGCAACACCTGGTACTACCAGCTCGATCCGGGCCGCAGCCTCGGCAAGACCACGGCCCTGAATGATGATGATCTGAAAGAGTTCGTCGCGCTGCAGGCCAGCTTTGCCGATTCGGACAAGTCGTGGTCGGTGGATGTGCAGGAGATCGATCCGGCCAGCTTTGATCTGCAGGTCAAAAACCCGAATAAGGAAGAGGAAGCAACGCTTCGCGATCCGCAAGAGATTCTGGATGAGATTGCGACGCTAGATGCTGAGAGTGCTGAGATTCTTGCTGGGATTCGGGGGATGCTGTGA
- a CDS encoding AAA family ATPase, whose amino-acid sequence MVEAFEQDVLLQYLAHLVRDQRIGSKEMEIICNGTGSFMPCMETVAEETFFEAFRKFTDQLDQRVVPRAVLQGGKALLADQLARCRQQLGQAEPSNLQNNLDYLAEELDLDDIEGKFFSFVLRYYTHDSLQRLCDDLTRCSLSPQEVSSICLGCDRAELAERLRPGGRLLASGVLNQRYRNGSDIDDIYEVPDAVRIAVQKSTGGPEDIRRFILGEPQTASLLWADFEHLGETHERLGQFLQAVLAQRIAGVNVLLWGPPGTGKTELCKTLAHQLNVRLYAIGEQDDEGGEPTRRERIGYLQLAQNLLRYQSKSLLLFDEMDDLFEGNSLARLLGGKASMGSKVFTNRLLEQNPVPTLWVLNDVSILDAAIVRRMSLAIELKVPPASVRQRVWQRVLNKNALSLPEQQIRHLAELDIAPAVVDNAARVAREIGGRMEDFQFATDGLVRVLSGPGAKPADRPQSQFHLDLMCCDIDLARLRQQVAQACKRDFSLCLYGPPGTGKSAFVRYLAQTLGMPVLLKRASDLLNAYVGQTEQRIAAAFREALDKEAFLVFDEADSLLGDRRYAQRSWEVTQVNEMLTWMETHPLPFACTTNLMDRIDQASLRRFTFKCHCDSLGPDQRSLAFERFFGLQLPAAEVTGLSGLTPGDFALVHKKASLLDCGENVATLIEMLRQEVQSKSEQRQRPIGFGQS is encoded by the coding sequence ATGGTCGAAGCCTTCGAACAGGATGTGCTGTTGCAGTATCTCGCTCATCTCGTGCGAGATCAGCGGATCGGATCCAAGGAGATGGAGATTATCTGCAATGGAACCGGCAGCTTTATGCCCTGTATGGAAACGGTGGCGGAAGAAACGTTTTTTGAGGCGTTCAGAAAGTTCACCGACCAGCTGGACCAAAGGGTCGTTCCCAGGGCGGTGTTACAAGGCGGCAAGGCGTTACTGGCCGACCAGCTGGCACGGTGTCGCCAGCAACTTGGCCAAGCAGAACCATCGAATTTACAGAATAATCTGGACTACCTGGCCGAAGAACTCGACCTGGACGATATCGAGGGCAAATTTTTCAGTTTTGTACTGCGCTATTACACCCACGACAGCCTGCAACGTCTTTGCGATGATCTGACGCGCTGTTCTCTTAGCCCCCAGGAGGTGAGCTCAATCTGTCTGGGATGCGATAGGGCGGAACTGGCTGAGCGCCTGCGCCCCGGTGGCCGGCTACTGGCCAGCGGTGTTCTGAACCAGCGTTATCGCAACGGTTCAGATATTGATGACATCTATGAGGTTCCTGATGCCGTGCGTATTGCGGTGCAAAAATCAACCGGTGGCCCGGAAGATATCCGGCGGTTTATTCTGGGCGAGCCGCAGACCGCTTCGTTGTTGTGGGCAGACTTTGAACACCTGGGAGAAACCCACGAACGCCTCGGCCAGTTCCTGCAGGCAGTGCTGGCGCAGCGGATCGCTGGCGTCAATGTGCTGCTGTGGGGGCCGCCGGGCACCGGCAAAACCGAACTCTGTAAAACATTGGCCCACCAGCTGAATGTACGGCTTTACGCCATCGGTGAGCAGGATGATGAGGGCGGAGAACCCACCCGGCGCGAACGCATCGGTTACCTGCAATTGGCGCAGAACCTGTTGCGCTATCAGAGCAAAAGCCTGCTGCTGTTTGATGAAATGGATGATCTGTTCGAAGGGAACAGCTTGGCGCGGCTGCTTGGTGGCAAGGCCAGCATGGGCTCGAAGGTATTCACCAATCGCCTGCTGGAACAGAATCCGGTGCCGACCCTGTGGGTGCTTAATGATGTATCGATTCTAGATGCCGCCATTGTACGACGGATGAGCCTGGCTATTGAGCTGAAGGTCCCACCCGCCAGTGTGCGTCAGCGGGTATGGCAGCGGGTGCTGAATAAAAACGCCCTGAGTTTGCCGGAACAGCAGATTCGCCACCTGGCGGAACTCGATATTGCGCCGGCAGTGGTGGACAATGCCGCCCGTGTGGCTCGCGAAATCGGTGGTCGGATGGAGGACTTCCAGTTTGCCACTGACGGACTGGTGCGGGTTCTCTCCGGTCCCGGCGCCAAACCGGCAGATCGACCGCAGAGTCAGTTCCATCTGGACCTGATGTGCTGCGATATCGACCTTGCCCGGTTGCGCCAGCAGGTAGCCCAGGCCTGCAAGCGTGATTTCTCTTTATGTCTTTACGGTCCGCCGGGTACCGGTAAATCTGCCTTTGTGCGCTACCTGGCGCAAACGCTGGGGATGCCGGTGCTGCTCAAGCGAGCGTCAGATCTGCTTAATGCCTACGTCGGGCAGACCGAACAGCGGATTGCGGCGGCCTTTCGAGAAGCGCTGGACAAGGAGGCCTTTCTGGTGTTCGACGAGGCAGATTCCCTGTTGGGGGATCGCCGTTACGCCCAGCGCAGCTGGGAGGTGACCCAGGTCAATGAGATGCTCACTTGGATGGAAACACATCCGTTGCCGTTTGCCTGCACCACGAATCTGATGGATCGGATCGATCAGGCGTCTCTGCGGCGCTTCACCTTTAAGTGCCACTGTGACAGCCTTGGTCCTGATCAGCGCTCGTTGGCCTTTGAGCGTTTCTTTGGCCTGCAGCTGCCGGCAGCAGAGGTAACGGGTTTGTCCGGCCTGACACCTGGAGATTTTGCCTTGGTGCACAAAAAAGCCAGCTTATTAGACTGCGGAGAGAATGTCGCGACCCTGATCGAAATGCTGCGGCAGGAGGTGCAGAGCAAGAGTGAACAGCGTCAGCGGCCGATCGGCTTCGGTCAATCCTGA
- a CDS encoding ADP-ribosylglycohydrolase family protein, translating into MHPTSHNLSSAQLSRAQGCLLGQLAGDALGSLVEFQTPDSIGRYFPAGVRDMMDGGTWNTLAGQPTDDSEMALMLARTLVRMGKYDKEAVLAAYRFWIDSQPFDCGMTVSAGLRGYPNPVSQANGALMRISPLGIFGLRCSLEEVAELARQDAALTHPHPLCQQVNALYATALVLAIRDGLAPEPLYARILEMARLQHVDPLLLQVTQEARDAPPKSYTRQEGWVLIAWQNALWQLLRAPEPETAIIDTVMRGGDTDTNAAICGALLGALYGIGSIPQRWRSAILNCRPQQGLPEVMQPRPECFWPVDALKLALQLAAGGAGDQCGQAEPLWSDQQS; encoded by the coding sequence TTGCATCCGACATCGCACAATTTGTCTTCTGCTCAGCTCTCACGCGCCCAGGGGTGTCTGCTGGGACAGTTGGCCGGCGACGCCCTTGGTAGTCTGGTGGAGTTCCAGACGCCGGATTCTATCGGCCGGTATTTTCCCGCAGGGGTGCGGGATATGATGGATGGCGGCACATGGAACACTTTGGCCGGCCAACCGACAGACGATTCCGAAATGGCGCTGATGCTGGCGCGAACCCTCGTCAGGATGGGGAAATACGATAAGGAAGCGGTTCTGGCGGCTTATCGCTTCTGGATTGATTCACAACCCTTCGATTGCGGTATGACGGTGTCGGCCGGTCTGCGCGGCTATCCCAATCCGGTCAGTCAGGCCAATGGCGCCCTGATGCGGATCAGTCCCCTGGGCATTTTCGGGTTGCGTTGTTCCCTTGAGGAGGTTGCCGAACTGGCCCGGCAGGATGCGGCGCTGACCCATCCACATCCGCTGTGCCAACAGGTCAACGCTCTTTATGCCACGGCGCTGGTTCTGGCGATTCGGGATGGTTTGGCCCCCGAACCGCTATATGCCCGTATTCTGGAGATGGCGCGGTTGCAACATGTTGATCCATTGCTGTTACAGGTCACCCAGGAAGCCAGAGACGCGCCGCCGAAAAGTTATACCCGGCAAGAAGGCTGGGTGCTGATTGCTTGGCAAAACGCCTTATGGCAACTGCTGAGGGCGCCAGAGCCGGAAACCGCTATCATTGATACGGTCATGAGGGGTGGTGATACTGATACCAATGCCGCTATCTGCGGCGCATTGCTTGGTGCGCTGTACGGAATAGGCAGCATTCCGCAGCGCTGGCGGAGTGCTATTCTCAACTGCCGGCCACAACAGGGCCTGCCCGAGGTAATGCAACCCCGGCCGGAGTGCTTTTGGCCTGTTGATGCCCTGAAACTGGCCCTTCAGCTGGCTGCTGGCGGGGCAGGGGACCAGTGCGGGCAGGCCGAGCCACTGTGGTCGGATCAACAGTCCTGA
- a CDS encoding DIP1984 family protein → MKLAEALIQRVDLQKRLRELEKRLERVAIIQEGDMPPEDPQELLTSIETLYQQLELLICRINRTNCRSLEDGSCLADLLCQREMLQKKQVLLRTIASAGTVSAPRHSGREVRFICAVPVARLQKQADDCALAYREIDTRIQRLNWSCDLLAD, encoded by the coding sequence ATGAAACTTGCCGAAGCGTTAATTCAACGAGTCGATCTGCAAAAGCGTCTGCGCGAACTGGAAAAACGGCTGGAACGTGTCGCGATCATTCAGGAAGGCGACATGCCGCCTGAAGATCCCCAGGAATTGCTCACCAGCATCGAAACGCTTTACCAGCAGCTTGAGCTGTTGATCTGCCGCATCAACCGCACCAATTGCAGGTCGCTGGAAGACGGCAGTTGCCTGGCTGATTTGCTGTGCCAGAGGGAAATGCTGCAGAAAAAGCAGGTGCTGTTGCGTACCATTGCCTCTGCCGGAACCGTCAGTGCACCGCGCCATTCCGGTCGCGAAGTTCGCTTTATCTGCGCGGTCCCAGTCGCGCGACTGCAAAAGCAGGCGGATGATTGCGCTCTTGCCTACCGCGAGATTGATACCCGAATCCAACGACTGAACTGGTCCTGCGACCTGCTCGCAGACTGA
- a CDS encoding alpha/beta fold hydrolase, translating into METNPLVLFAHGKESGPWGRKIIALAAIARDCGCRVESPDFRSFPDAAERCRFLLELCGDVADELILVGSSMGGHVCLSAATALTPMGLFLMAPAIGLAGYAPVPPPAAFSCQIIHAWQDTVVPPAPVLAYAQEHQVPLQMLNSDHTLTSALPQIEVLFRFFLKDILAKQGSATC; encoded by the coding sequence ATGGAAACCAATCCCCTGGTTCTCTTCGCCCATGGCAAGGAAAGTGGTCCCTGGGGCCGCAAGATTATTGCTTTGGCCGCCATTGCTCGTGATTGTGGCTGCCGGGTGGAAAGTCCAGATTTTCGCTCTTTCCCCGATGCGGCCGAGCGGTGCCGATTTCTACTGGAGCTCTGTGGCGATGTTGCGGACGAACTGATCCTGGTAGGCTCAAGCATGGGCGGTCATGTGTGCCTGAGCGCGGCCACGGCCCTGACTCCCATGGGGTTGTTTTTAATGGCACCGGCCATCGGCCTGGCAGGCTATGCGCCAGTTCCGCCACCAGCAGCTTTTTCCTGCCAGATCATTCACGCCTGGCAGGATACGGTGGTGCCGCCAGCCCCGGTTCTGGCCTACGCTCAAGAGCATCAGGTCCCGTTGCAGATGCTTAACAGCGACCATACGCTGACCAGCGCGCTGCCCCAGATTGAGGTGCTGTTCCGCTTTTTCCTGAAGGACATTTTGGCCAAGCAGGGATCGGCCACCTGCTGA
- a CDS encoding restriction endonuclease subunit S: protein MIPGWTTKSLGDVCRFEGGSQPPKSTFSATFKEGYIRLIQIRDYKSDKHIVFIPKEKAKRFCSSSDVMIGRYGPPVFQILRGLEGAYNVALMKATPNEEFITKDFLFKFLSSPPIQKYVIDLSSRAAGQSGLNKATLEPYPISFPSLPEQKRIVAILDEAFAGIDAAVANTEKNLANARELFESYLNAVFTQKGDGWVDCPLADCLQLITYGFTNPMPTTDAGPYMITAKNVIGGQINYASARHTSQDAFTNLLTDKSRPLIGDVLLTKDGTLGRLAVVDRTGLCINQSIALLRPNERMDAHFMRYLLSSPYYQQKMREDAGGTTIKHIYITRVDKMTVSFPTSLQNQKSILETLNSMAKETQRLEAIYQQKLDALAELKQSILQKAFAGELTTLPENEIEEAIA from the coding sequence GTGATTCCGGGCTGGACAACAAAAAGTTTAGGGGACGTATGTCGCTTTGAAGGAGGTTCCCAGCCGCCAAAATCGACATTCTCGGCAACATTTAAAGAAGGATATATTCGGCTTATTCAGATTCGCGACTATAAATCTGACAAGCATATTGTTTTTATTCCAAAAGAGAAGGCAAAGCGATTCTGCTCTTCTTCTGATGTAATGATCGGTCGTTACGGCCCTCCGGTTTTTCAGATACTAAGAGGTCTGGAGGGTGCGTACAATGTCGCACTGATGAAGGCAACACCAAATGAGGAGTTCATCACCAAGGACTTCCTATTTAAGTTTTTAAGCAGCCCTCCGATTCAAAAATACGTAATAGACTTATCGTCTAGAGCTGCGGGACAGAGCGGGCTGAATAAGGCAACTCTCGAACCATACCCGATTAGTTTTCCGTCCCTCCCCGAACAAAAGCGCATTGTCGCCATTCTCGATGAAGCCTTTGCGGGGATCGATGCGGCGGTCGCCAATACCGAGAAGAACCTCGCCAATGCCCGTGAGCTGTTTGAAAGCTATCTGAATGCCGTTTTCACCCAGAAGGGTGATGGGTGGGTGGATTGTCCTCTTGCCGACTGTCTTCAACTAATAACTTATGGGTTCACAAACCCAATGCCTACCACCGATGCAGGCCCTTACATGATTACGGCAAAAAATGTGATTGGTGGACAAATCAATTATGCTTCGGCTCGTCACACATCACAAGATGCGTTCACTAATCTTTTGACCGACAAAAGCCGGCCATTGATTGGCGATGTGCTATTAACTAAGGACGGGACTCTGGGGCGACTAGCAGTCGTCGATAGAACAGGTCTATGTATAAATCAGTCGATTGCCTTGCTCCGTCCAAACGAGAGGATGGATGCACACTTCATGAGATACCTGCTTAGCAGTCCGTACTATCAGCAAAAGATGCGAGAAGATGCTGGTGGAACAACAATTAAGCACATCTACATAACTCGTGTGGATAAAATGACCGTGAGTTTTCCAACATCACTTCAGAATCAGAAAAGTATTTTGGAAACGCTCAATTCAATGGCCAAAGAGACTCAGCGCCTCGAAGCAATCTATCAGCAAAAGCTCGATGCCCTTGCCGAACTCAAACAATCCATCCTGCAAAAAGCCTTCGCAGGCGAACTCACCACCCTGCCCGAAAACGAGATCGAAGAGGCTATCGCATGA
- a CDS encoding NERD domain-containing protein has product MSMIFPVLDPAELAQLQRHSRAEATVYLALQQLEMAGLEVYHSLNYRGREGFGEMDFVLLHPDLGLMIWEVKGGGVGRRDGRWFSVDRHGREHAIHDPLSQLGRAQNALLQQIQQQINSPTAADPLQLPIGRHLILPDLDDTDLSTGLGSGLDRADLVLKSDLTRLDRERLRALFERTGNYRHKLPLRPRHLELLRQRVLRPSFRLLPGFAPVHEQTCTRLIRLSAQQSWALRMLEHIPRVMIDGGAGTGKSLLACEKVRQLASAGKRVLLLCFNLALAEALRSSLNTLEPAPWVGTFHEFCQERAGQTGLSWAVPTGFTEQSHFYIETAAELLDEAQQRCPVAFDGLIVDEGQDFAAHWWLPLAESLNAQAPVYVFSDPHQNVFERAWERPSACFEGMIPYPFQLLHNVRNCREIAQWLKARFVYAGDPPASAPESGLAVREHRYRSAQQQTEQMQQALRQLQAAGIDETEVVILSLYRANHSQGYQGLRQQQEFKGRFSTIGAFKGLHAKAVLLCDWNTSDHARREDLLYVGASRAQLALHIFSKAP; this is encoded by the coding sequence ATGTCAATGATTTTTCCTGTCCTTGATCCGGCAGAACTGGCGCAACTGCAGCGGCACAGTCGTGCTGAAGCCACCGTCTATCTGGCTCTGCAACAACTTGAGATGGCGGGACTTGAGGTCTACCACAGCCTCAATTACCGTGGTCGGGAGGGCTTTGGAGAGATGGATTTCGTGCTGCTACACCCGGATTTGGGGCTGATGATCTGGGAGGTGAAGGGCGGTGGTGTCGGGCGGCGTGATGGGCGCTGGTTTTCTGTCGACCGCCATGGCCGGGAACATGCGATACATGATCCGTTGTCACAGCTGGGGCGGGCTCAGAATGCCTTGCTGCAGCAGATCCAGCAGCAGATCAATTCGCCGACCGCGGCCGACCCATTACAACTGCCTATCGGCCGCCATCTCATTCTACCTGATTTGGACGATACGGATCTTAGCACTGGCTTGGGCAGTGGTCTTGATCGCGCCGATCTGGTACTCAAATCGGATCTGACCCGTCTTGACCGGGAACGGTTGCGGGCGCTGTTCGAACGCACTGGAAACTACCGCCATAAATTACCCCTGCGACCGCGCCACCTTGAATTATTGCGACAACGAGTTCTCAGACCCAGTTTTCGCCTGCTACCAGGTTTTGCCCCTGTCCACGAACAGACCTGTACCAGGCTGATTCGCCTGAGTGCCCAGCAAAGCTGGGCACTGCGGATGCTGGAACATATCCCCCGCGTCATGATTGATGGTGGTGCCGGCACCGGTAAATCCCTACTGGCCTGCGAAAAGGTGCGGCAACTGGCCAGTGCTGGCAAGAGGGTACTGCTGCTCTGCTTCAACCTCGCTCTGGCCGAGGCATTGCGCAGCAGTCTCAACACATTGGAACCAGCACCCTGGGTCGGCACGTTTCACGAATTCTGTCAGGAGCGAGCCGGCCAGACCGGCTTATCTTGGGCTGTGCCGACTGGATTCACGGAACAAAGCCATTTCTATATCGAAACAGCAGCCGAACTGCTCGACGAAGCTCAACAACGCTGCCCTGTTGCCTTTGATGGCCTTATTGTCGATGAGGGGCAGGACTTTGCCGCTCACTGGTGGCTGCCTCTGGCCGAGTCGTTGAACGCACAGGCACCTGTCTATGTGTTTTCTGATCCACATCAAAATGTGTTCGAACGAGCATGGGAACGACCGAGCGCTTGTTTCGAGGGCATGATTCCCTATCCTTTCCAGCTGTTGCACAACGTACGCAACTGCCGTGAAATCGCCCAGTGGCTCAAGGCCCGTTTCGTCTATGCCGGTGATCCACCGGCCAGCGCACCCGAATCTGGTTTGGCTGTACGCGAACACCGTTACCGCTCGGCACAGCAGCAGACCGAACAGATGCAGCAGGCATTGCGTCAGCTACAGGCTGCCGGCATTGACGAAACAGAGGTGGTCATTCTCAGCCTCTACCGGGCCAACCACAGCCAGGGTTATCAAGGCCTGCGTCAGCAGCAGGAATTCAAAGGTCGCTTCAGTACCATCGGAGCCTTCAAGGGCCTGCACGCCAAAGCCGTATTGCTGTGCGACTGGAACACCAGCGACCATGCGCGCCGTGAAGATCTGCTCTACGTGGGAGCTTCACGGGCACAACTGGCCCTGCATATCTTCAGCAAGGCCCCCTGA
- a CDS encoding helix-turn-helix transcriptional regulator — translation METLLRHWHMLRLLPRHPRKISTADLESALDSAGFPTSRRTIQRDLDKLSTEFPLVCDGNKPAGWSWQASAAAFDIPGMDTAAALTFQMVDTYLRRLLPQGCLQALQPHLARAEQLLEQLEGGGLKNWPDKVRIVQRTQSLQPPVIDAAVVDVVYEALFHDRQFLGCYHSRNDGTRREFVVNPLGLIFSDPLIYLVASLWDYPDVRLLALHRFDSARLLKDGCRRPAGFDLEAYLAQGGAEFVTTPMAGTLELQMLMTTAVAFHLRESPISTDQRITDGPTGWLYIRATVNDSQQLRWWLLGFADQVEVLQPQSLREEIAAKAQAMVQRYQGISSESPR, via the coding sequence ATGGAAACCTTGCTGCGTCACTGGCATATGTTGCGGTTGTTACCGCGTCATCCCCGCAAAATCAGCACGGCTGATCTAGAATCCGCTCTGGACAGTGCTGGCTTTCCTACCAGCCGACGCACCATTCAGCGCGACCTCGACAAGCTCTCGACGGAATTTCCCTTGGTCTGTGATGGCAACAAACCCGCCGGCTGGTCTTGGCAGGCCAGCGCCGCCGCTTTCGACATCCCTGGCATGGATACCGCTGCCGCGCTGACCTTTCAGATGGTTGACACCTATCTGCGGCGGCTGCTGCCGCAAGGCTGCCTGCAGGCGCTGCAGCCCCATCTGGCGCGGGCCGAGCAGTTGCTGGAGCAGCTTGAAGGTGGAGGTCTGAAAAACTGGCCCGACAAGGTCCGTATTGTTCAGCGCACTCAGAGTCTGCAACCGCCAGTGATTGATGCTGCCGTCGTGGATGTGGTCTACGAAGCTCTGTTTCACGACCGCCAATTTCTCGGTTGCTATCACAGCCGCAACGATGGCACCCGGCGGGAGTTTGTCGTTAATCCTTTAGGACTTATTTTCAGTGATCCGCTGATCTATCTGGTGGCGAGCCTGTGGGACTATCCGGATGTGCGGTTGCTGGCCTTGCATCGTTTCGACAGTGCCCGGCTGCTCAAGGATGGCTGCCGACGGCCAGCAGGATTTGATCTGGAGGCCTATCTGGCCCAGGGGGGCGCCGAATTTGTTACGACCCCGATGGCTGGAACCCTTGAGCTGCAAATGCTGATGACCACTGCAGTGGCCTTTCACCTGCGGGAAAGCCCGATCAGTACCGATCAGCGCATCACTGATGGGCCAACCGGTTGGCTGTATATCCGTGCCACGGTGAATGACAGTCAGCAACTGCGCTGGTGGCTGCTGGGCTTCGCCGATCAGGTGGAAGTACTGCAACCTCAATCTCTGCGGGAGGAAATTGCAGCCAAAGCCCAGGCCATGGTGCAACGCTATCAGGGGATTTCGTCCGAATCACCGCGGTAG